In Roseicyclus marinus, the genomic window GGGCTGATCGCGGATGCCAATTGCGGCTGGGATCTGCAGAGCGCATTGGAGTTTGCGCGGGGTGCCGCCGATCTGGGCCTGAGCTTTCTGGAGGAGCCCGTGCGCGGCAATGACCGCCACGCGCTGGCACGGCTTGCGGCCGAGGGGGCCGTGCCGCTTGGAGCGGGGCAGATGGAGCAATCGCCCGAGCGGTTCGAGTTGCTGGCGGAGGCGGGTGTTGCCGTGATCCAGCCCAATGCGGTCTTTGCAGGCGGGATCGGGGCGGCGGTGGCCCTGGCCCAAGCGGCGGAGGCGCGGGGATGTGCCGTGTCGCCTGCGGGGGGCTGGGATATCGTCAACCTGCACTGGATGTGCGGGGCGATGGGGGCGGGTGCGGTGGAATTGCACCGGGCGCAGGGGCGCATCGCGCGTCTGTTGATGGCGCGCCCGCCCGAGATGTCGGGCGGACGGCTGGTGGTGTCGGAGGCGCCGGGCCTGGGGCTTTGCCCCGACGAGGAGGCGCTGGCGGCCTGCCGGGTGGGGTAGGCGTTTTTCCCGGGGAAAACGCCTTGGAAATCCCGGGATTTCCAGGACGGAAAACCCGGGTTTTCCGCTTTGCTTCGGTCACGCGGCCTTGCTGTCCGTTCCCGTCCCGAAGCGGCCGTAGAAGCTTTGTCCCTTGTCAGCCATCTCGCGCAGGAGCGCGGGGCAGGCGAACCGGTCGCCATAAGCCGCCTGCAACTGGTCGCAGCGTTCGGCGGCATAGGGCGTGCCGAGGATGTCGAGCCATGAGAACGGGCCACCCGACCAGGGCGCAAAGCCCCAGCCAAGGATCGCGCCTACGTCGCCTTCGCGGATGTCGGTCAGAACGCCCTCTTCCAGCGCGCGGACGGCCTCCAGCACCTGGATGAAGAGGAGGCGGTGCTGCACCTCGACCAGATCGGGTTGATCGGCGGCCACGGGGTAATGGTCGGACAGACCCGGCCAGAGACCCAGACGCTTGCCGCCCTCGTCATAGGCGTAGAAGCCCGCGTTGGATTTGCGGCCCAGGCGCCCGGCCTCGACCATGCCGAAGATGACGGGGTCGACCGTATCGTCATAGGCGGAGCCCATCGCCTGCTTGGTCGCCTTGGCGATCTTGGCGCCGAGGTCGAGCGAGGTTTCATCGGTCAGCTGCAAGGGGCCAAGGGGCATGCCGACCAGTTTGGCGGCATTCTCGATCAGGGCGGGGGCGACCCCTTCCTTCACCATGCGGATGCCTTCGTTGATGTAGGGGATGATGCAGCGGTTGGCGTAGAAGAAGCGCGCATCATTGACCACGATGGGCGTCTTGCGGATCTGGCGCACGAAATCGAGCGCCTTGGCCACGGCCCGATCCCCGGTTTTTGCCCCCTTGATGATTTCCACCAGCGCCATCTTGTCGACGGGGCTGAAGAAATGGATGCCGATGAACTGCTCGGGTCTGTCGGATGCCTTGGCCAGTTCGGTGATCGGCAGGGTGGAGGTGTTGGTGGCAAAGATGCAATCGGGGCCCACGACCGCGAGCACCTTTTTCGTGACCTCGGCCTTGACGCCCACATCCTCGAACACGGCTTCGACGATCAGGTCGCAGCCTGACAGGGCTGCGTGATCGGTCGTGGCGGTGATGCGGCCCAGCACCTCGGCCTTTTTCTCAGGTGTGACCTTGCCACGCTTCATCCCCTTGTCGAGAAGGCTTTCGGCATGAGCGCGGCCCCTGTCGGCCGCGTCCTGTGCGGCGTCGATCAGCACGACCTCGATCCCGGCATTGGCCGCGACATAGGCGATGCCCGCGCCCATCATGCCGGCCCCCAGAACGCCCAGTTTCGCAACCTTCTGATCGGGCAGGGCAGGGCGGTTGGCACCCTTTTCCAGCGCCTCCTTGTTGAGGAAGAGCGACCGGATCATCGCGGAGGAGGAGGGGTTCATCAGGACCGACACGAACCAGCGGGTTTCGATCCTGAGGGCGGTGTCGAAATCGACAAGCGCGCCTTCGTAGACGGCGGACAGGAGCGCCTTGGCCGCCGGATAGACGCCCTTGGTCTTGCCGTTGATCATGGCGGAGGCGCCGACAAAGGTCATGAAGCCCGAAGGGTGATAGGGCGCGCCGCCCGGCATCTTCCAGCCCTTCTGGTCCCAGGGCTTGACGATATCGGCGTCACTGGCCGAGAGAACCCATTCGCGGGCGCGGGCCAAGAGAACCTCGGGGGCGACCACCTCGTCGATCAGTTGGGCGGATTTCGCGGCCTTGGGGGCCAGCATCTTGCCCTCGAGCAGGACAGGGGCCGCCTGCATCGCGCCGACCATGCGGGAATAGCGCGTCGTGCCGCCGCCGCCGGGGAAGATGCCGACAAGGATCTCGGGCAGGCCGATGCGCGCCTTGGGGTCATCGGCCATGATCCGACGGTGGCAGGCCAGCGCGATCTCGGTCCCGATTCCCGCACAGGTGC contains:
- a CDS encoding 3-hydroxyacyl-CoA dehydrogenase NAD-binding domain-containing protein, coding for MTDFTMDKGADGVAVITWDVKTKSMNVLTREAFALVETLLDAALADPEVKGIVITSGKSSFAGGMDLNTLANIRDEAGDDPAQALYDFTMNGHRILRKLERAGMDPKTNRGGKPIACAIPGTCAGIGTEIALACHRRIMADDPKARIGLPEILVGIFPGGGGTTRYSRMVGAMQAAPVLLEGKMLAPKAAKSAQLIDEVVAPEVLLARAREWVLSASDADIVKPWDQKGWKMPGGAPYHPSGFMTFVGASAMINGKTKGVYPAAKALLSAVYEGALVDFDTALRIETRWFVSVLMNPSSSAMIRSLFLNKEALEKGANRPALPDQKVAKLGVLGAGMMGAGIAYVAANAGIEVVLIDAAQDAADRGRAHAESLLDKGMKRGKVTPEKKAEVLGRITATTDHAALSGCDLIVEAVFEDVGVKAEVTKKVLAVVGPDCIFATNTSTLPITELAKASDRPEQFIGIHFFSPVDKMALVEIIKGAKTGDRAVAKALDFVRQIRKTPIVVNDARFFYANRCIIPYINEGIRMVKEGVAPALIENAAKLVGMPLGPLQLTDETSLDLGAKIAKATKQAMGSAYDDTVDPVIFGMVEAGRLGRKSNAGFYAYDEGGKRLGLWPGLSDHYPVAADQPDLVEVQHRLLFIQVLEAVRALEEGVLTDIREGDVGAILGWGFAPWSGGPFSWLDILGTPYAAERCDQLQAAYGDRFACPALLREMADKGQSFYGRFGTGTDSKAA